A part of Pectobacterium cacticida genomic DNA contains:
- a CDS encoding prepilin peptidase-dependent protein, which produces MLKQHRIEQTASGYMSLRRLKRKRNLCGFTLPETLLALSLGSLIVLSAAQLYPLLRSQSQDSAQGFRLTQLFSQVAMGIEKDIRRAGFCAGTCRGKAISIGNYPGEAGNSCLNVSYDLNRNGAWDGGDQQDAESFGYRLRNRALEIQSGAHNCQGDRWEKLFDPQEVMLTAFRLQRLTTQNEMALYELQLAGYWARRPAVKQHIVRLILGRNQ; this is translated from the coding sequence ATGTTGAAACAGCATCGCATAGAGCAGACCGCGTCAGGTTACATGAGTCTGAGACGGCTTAAGAGGAAACGTAACCTCTGTGGTTTCACACTGCCGGAAACCCTGTTAGCGCTGAGTTTAGGTAGCCTGATCGTGCTGTCAGCCGCGCAGTTGTACCCTCTACTACGCAGTCAAAGCCAGGATAGCGCGCAGGGTTTCCGATTGACGCAGTTATTCAGTCAGGTAGCGATGGGGATTGAGAAAGATATCCGTCGAGCGGGGTTTTGCGCGGGAACGTGTCGGGGAAAGGCGATCAGTATCGGGAATTATCCGGGCGAGGCTGGAAACAGTTGTCTGAATGTCTCTTACGATCTGAATCGGAATGGCGCATGGGATGGTGGCGATCAGCAGGATGCCGAGTCCTTTGGCTATCGCCTGCGCAACCGTGCATTGGAAATTCAGAGCGGGGCGCATAACTGCCAAGGGGATCGATGGGAAAAGCTGTTCGATCCGCAGGAGGTGATGCTTACTGCGTTCCGTTTACAGCGTCTTACTACGCAAAATGAGATGGCGCTATATGAATTACAATTGGCGGGATACTGGGCGAGGCGCCCTGCGGTAAAACAGCATATCGTCCGCCTGATACTAGGGCGAAACCAATGA
- the thyA gene encoding thymidylate synthase, with translation MKQYLELMEKVLAEGTPKADRTGTGTRSIFGHQMRFNLQDGFPLVTTKKCHLRSIIHELLWFLKGETNIAYLHENKVSIWDEWADDRGDLGPIYGKQWRAWGTADGRQIDQLKQVLAQLKQDPDSRRIIVSAWNVGELDKMALAPCHAFFQFYVAGGKLSCQLYQRSCDIFLGLPFNIASYALLVHMVAQQCDLDVGDFVWTGGDTHLYNNHLEQAHLQLSREPRALPKLVIKRRPDTLFDYRFEDFEIEGYDPHPAIKAPVAI, from the coding sequence ATGAAACAGTATCTGGAATTGATGGAAAAAGTGCTTGCGGAAGGCACGCCGAAAGCCGACCGTACCGGCACGGGGACACGCTCAATTTTTGGTCATCAGATGCGTTTCAACTTGCAGGATGGATTTCCGTTGGTGACGACTAAAAAATGCCATCTACGCTCGATTATTCATGAACTGCTCTGGTTCCTGAAGGGTGAGACCAACATTGCTTATCTGCATGAAAATAAAGTCAGTATTTGGGACGAATGGGCGGATGATCGCGGCGATTTGGGGCCGATTTATGGTAAACAATGGCGAGCGTGGGGAACGGCGGACGGGCGCCAGATCGATCAGCTGAAGCAGGTGTTGGCCCAGTTGAAGCAGGATCCAGATTCTCGCCGTATTATCGTATCTGCGTGGAATGTCGGCGAATTAGATAAAATGGCCCTGGCGCCGTGCCACGCGTTTTTCCAGTTTTATGTGGCGGGCGGTAAGCTCTCTTGCCAGCTTTATCAGCGCTCGTGCGACATTTTCCTCGGCCTTCCGTTCAACATCGCCAGTTACGCGCTGCTGGTACATATGGTGGCGCAGCAGTGTGATCTGGACGTTGGCGATTTCGTCTGGACTGGCGGGGACACGCACCTGTACAACAATCACCTGGAGCAGGCGCATTTACAGTTAAGTCGCGAACCGCGCGCATTGCCAAAGCTGGTGATTAAGCGTCGCCCGGACACGCTGTTCGACTATCGCTTTGAGGACTTTGAAATAGAAGGATACGATCCGCATCCTGCTATCAAAGCGCCTGTCGCCATCTAA
- a CDS encoding YgdB family protein, giving the protein MKKGRQRGSGTLAMVLLIAIIGLLLMSGLQRQLDTAILVGNDERHYLRAFNQALSSLNWGRGQRWNVLTEHWQCRQRVVEQLVVCLRAASVGDQGLLRGEGTYPASKRPLQLYQRVSFLALSSGQIALHPLRNGWLDFCPDKDVTRCDGTE; this is encoded by the coding sequence ATGAAAAAAGGCCGGCAACGGGGAAGTGGAACACTGGCTATGGTGCTGCTAATCGCGATTATTGGCCTGCTATTAATGTCGGGGCTACAGCGCCAGCTTGATACGGCTATTCTGGTGGGAAATGATGAGCGACATTATCTACGTGCTTTCAATCAGGCGTTGTCTTCATTGAATTGGGGAAGAGGTCAACGCTGGAACGTATTAACTGAACATTGGCAGTGTCGGCAACGAGTAGTGGAACAACTTGTGGTGTGCCTGCGTGCTGCGTCAGTGGGAGATCAAGGCCTGTTACGAGGTGAAGGAACTTACCCAGCTTCTAAGCGGCCATTACAGTTATACCAGCGAGTGTCATTTTTAGCGCTGTCTTCGGGGCAGATTGCGCTTCACCCCCTACGTAATGGCTGGCTGGATTTTTGTCCTGATAAGGATGTGACGCGCTGTGATGGAACTGAATAA
- the recC gene encoding exodeoxyribonuclease V subunit gamma has product MFRIYHSNQLDILKQLMVELIKRQPLADPFQPEVILVQSPGMAQWLQIELAGHFGIAANIQFPLPGVFLWNMCRHVLPDIPQESAFSKDAMTWKLMHLLPNLLVQPEFAALHHYLQDDDNQRKLHQLAARVADLFDQYLIYRPEWIAAWQEGKQVDDLGGNQQWQSALWRALVDYTRELAQPEWHHAILYQRFIKALAQLDACPNGFPPRIFICGISALPPIYLQALAATSRHIEVHLLFTNPCRHYWSDIQDYKFLAKLKARSRRLHRFDREPSDETRSLFRDPSQAETLFNGEGKQLLNNPLLASWGKLGRDNLYLLAELENVQEIDAFVELDGETLLQTLQRDILELEDHAIVAVSNETQQVSTQKRVLACDDRSVDFHACHSPQREVEVLHDRLLAMMADDPELMPRDIIVMMADIDSYTPFIQAVFGNAPDNRYLPFALSDQRARHAHPALQAFISLLDLPSSRFTAEQILALLEVPALAARFGIQEEGLRRLRLWVVESGVRWGLDDDNVRDLKLPPTGQHTWRFGLTRMLLGYAMDSQAGDWQGVLPYDESRGLIAELAGQLAELLMQIHDWRQRLSQPRELVDWLPLCRELIDAFFAADSETEAALALVEKQWQHVISMGTLAQYPQRVPITLLRDELSRRLDQERLTQRFLAGAINFCTLMPMRSIPFKVVCLLGMNDGVYPRTLPPLGFDLMGRKIKRGDRSRRDDDRYLFLEALLSAQHKLYISYIGRSIQDNTRRYPSVLVSELMEYIAQSYVLPGDEALDIDRSAERVLQHLCREHSRMPFDADNFQPTPQPLSFAAEWLAAACRRGETQPDFDRQALPERESDRDISLDDLTRFYRHPVRAFFQLRLGVSFMLHSDELLDEEPFVVDGLNRYQWNSELLNTLISEGDTERLYRRARAAGALPYGAFGEIYWQEQQQEMAQLAARVRDAFTPSLSVNREVDIRLDGVRVSGWLNQVQPEGLLRWRPGTLSMKDGITLWLEHLAYCATGGKGESRLYGRENTTWRFAALSETQAREHLILMLDGYRQGMMKPLLLLNKAGSAWLAECYDRDSDSLRLDQETQNKARMRLLQAWQGNMVMRGEGEDYYLQRIVRELDEKRMNEVIEAAQTWLLPAFRSNLS; this is encoded by the coding sequence ATGTTTAGAATCTATCACTCCAATCAATTGGATATCCTGAAACAATTGATGGTTGAACTGATAAAACGTCAGCCGCTGGCGGATCCTTTTCAACCGGAAGTGATCCTTGTACAAAGCCCAGGAATGGCGCAGTGGTTGCAAATTGAGTTGGCTGGGCACTTTGGTATTGCTGCCAACATTCAATTCCCATTACCCGGTGTTTTTTTGTGGAATATGTGTCGCCATGTGCTGCCGGATATTCCACAAGAAAGCGCCTTCAGCAAGGATGCGATGACGTGGAAATTGATGCACTTGCTGCCCAATTTACTGGTGCAGCCAGAATTTGCCGCACTACATCACTATTTGCAGGATGATGACAACCAGCGCAAGCTGCATCAACTGGCCGCACGCGTAGCGGATCTGTTCGATCAATATCTGATTTATCGCCCCGAATGGATCGCGGCATGGCAAGAGGGTAAACAGGTTGATGACCTCGGTGGGAACCAGCAATGGCAATCTGCGCTGTGGCGTGCGCTGGTAGATTACACGCGCGAATTAGCGCAGCCTGAATGGCACCATGCAATCCTGTATCAACGTTTCATAAAAGCGTTAGCGCAGTTGGATGCGTGCCCGAACGGTTTCCCGCCCCGTATTTTTATCTGCGGTATCTCGGCCTTGCCCCCCATCTATTTACAGGCGTTGGCGGCAACGTCACGGCATATTGAGGTGCACCTACTCTTTACTAATCCCTGCCGTCATTACTGGAGCGACATTCAGGATTATAAATTTCTGGCAAAATTAAAAGCCCGCAGTCGGCGCTTACATCGTTTTGATCGTGAGCCGAGCGATGAGACGCGTTCGCTATTTCGCGATCCCTCACAGGCGGAAACGCTGTTTAACGGCGAGGGTAAACAGTTACTCAATAATCCGTTACTGGCATCGTGGGGAAAGCTGGGTCGCGATAACCTGTATTTACTGGCTGAGTTAGAAAATGTGCAGGAAATTGATGCCTTTGTCGAATTGGATGGTGAGACGCTACTGCAAACTTTGCAGCGTGATATCCTTGAGCTTGAAGATCACGCGATAGTGGCCGTTAGCAATGAAACACAGCAGGTCAGTACGCAAAAACGGGTGTTGGCGTGCGACGATCGTTCTGTTGATTTTCACGCTTGCCATAGCCCGCAACGTGAAGTCGAAGTGCTCCACGATCGGCTGTTGGCCATGATGGCAGACGATCCTGAACTGATGCCGCGCGACATTATTGTGATGATGGCAGACATTGATAGCTACACGCCGTTTATTCAGGCGGTGTTTGGTAATGCGCCGGATAACCGTTATCTGCCTTTTGCCCTCTCCGACCAGCGCGCTCGACATGCACACCCCGCCTTACAGGCTTTCATCAGCCTGTTAGATTTGCCCTCCAGCCGTTTTACTGCGGAACAAATTCTGGCATTGCTAGAAGTGCCCGCATTGGCCGCGCGTTTCGGTATTCAGGAGGAAGGGCTACGGCGTTTGCGCTTGTGGGTGGTGGAATCTGGCGTGCGCTGGGGCCTGGATGACGATAATGTACGCGATTTGAAGTTACCGCCAACAGGGCAACATACATGGCGCTTTGGTCTAACGCGTATGCTACTGGGTTATGCAATGGACAGTCAGGCAGGCGACTGGCAGGGGGTGCTGCCCTATGATGAATCCCGTGGGTTGATTGCGGAGTTGGCTGGCCAACTCGCCGAACTGTTGATGCAGATCCATGACTGGCGACAGCGCCTGTCTCAGCCACGCGAGCTGGTCGATTGGCTACCGTTATGTCGGGAGTTGATCGATGCTTTCTTTGCTGCCGATAGCGAAACCGAAGCGGCGCTGGCATTGGTCGAGAAACAGTGGCAGCACGTGATTAGCATGGGAACGCTGGCGCAATATCCGCAACGGGTGCCAATTACATTGTTACGTGATGAGCTGTCAAGACGTCTCGATCAGGAGCGTCTTACCCAGCGCTTTCTGGCGGGGGCGATCAACTTCTGTACACTGATGCCCATGCGTTCCATTCCATTCAAGGTCGTCTGTTTGCTGGGTATGAACGATGGTGTCTATCCTCGCACATTGCCACCGCTAGGGTTCGATCTCATGGGGCGGAAAATCAAGCGTGGCGATCGTAGTCGGCGCGATGATGACCGCTATTTATTTCTTGAAGCACTTCTGTCCGCGCAGCATAAACTCTATATCAGCTATATTGGGCGCTCGATTCAGGATAATACGCGCCGCTACCCTTCCGTATTGGTCAGTGAACTCATGGAATATATTGCGCAAAGTTATGTGTTGCCGGGGGATGAAGCGCTGGATATCGACCGTAGCGCGGAGCGTGTCTTGCAGCACCTCTGCCGTGAACACAGTCGAATGCCGTTTGATGCGGACAACTTTCAACCTACGCCACAGCCATTGAGTTTCGCCGCAGAATGGCTGGCGGCGGCATGCCGGCGGGGGGAAACACAGCCTGATTTCGATCGTCAGGCTTTACCTGAGAGGGAGAGCGATAGGGATATCAGCCTGGACGATTTAACGCGTTTTTATCGTCATCCCGTGCGCGCCTTTTTCCAACTACGGTTGGGGGTGAGTTTCATGCTGCACAGCGATGAACTGCTGGATGAAGAACCTTTTGTGGTGGATGGTCTTAATCGCTATCAATGGAATAGCGAATTACTTAATACCCTGATTAGTGAAGGCGATACCGAACGGTTATATCGCCGGGCCAGAGCCGCGGGTGCGCTGCCTTATGGCGCATTCGGCGAAATTTACTGGCAGGAGCAACAGCAAGAGATGGCGCAGTTGGCTGCGCGCGTACGTGATGCGTTTACGCCCTCGCTATCAGTGAATCGAGAAGTGGATATACGCCTTGACGGTGTGCGCGTCAGCGGTTGGCTAAATCAGGTGCAGCCGGAGGGTTTGCTGCGCTGGCGTCCGGGCACGCTTTCTATGAAGGATGGCATTACGCTGTGGTTGGAACATCTGGCCTACTGTGCGACCGGGGGCAAGGGGGAAAGTCGTCTTTATGGGCGCGAGAATACGACGTGGCGCTTTGCTGCTCTATCTGAAACGCAGGCTCGTGAGCACCTGATCCTCATGTTGGATGGATATCGTCAGGGAATGATGAAGCCATTATTACTGCTTAATAAAGCGGGGAGCGCCTGGCTGGCTGAGTGCTACGATCGCGACAGCGATAGCCTACGGTTAGATCAGGAGACGCAAAATAAAGCGCGGATGCGTCTGCTGCAAGCCTGGCAGGGCAATATGGTAATGCGGGGCGAAGGTGAGGATTATTACCTGCAACGTATTGTTCGAGAGTTAGATGAAAAACGAATGAATGAAGTGATTGAAGCGGCGCAGACCTGGTTACTGCCAGCGTTCCGCTCTAATTTGTCGTGA
- a CDS encoding prepilin-type N-terminal cleavage/methylation domain-containing protein, with product MKLNSDEAENSIEGHGRIKRQSGFSLVETLVAALLFAVSLMGLLHYHQILRQSFQHQLQQRQAWRFALQQLEAFEAGVPYHPPYLEDTASLASKNWQFSLLAPVSNGECRQVTASVMTPRRYQATLSRWFCRSPV from the coding sequence ATGAAACTAAATAGTGATGAAGCCGAGAATAGCATAGAGGGCCATGGGCGGATAAAGCGGCAATCGGGGTTCAGCCTGGTTGAGACATTGGTGGCGGCACTGTTGTTTGCTGTGTCGCTGATGGGGTTACTGCACTATCACCAGATCTTGCGGCAATCATTTCAGCATCAGTTGCAGCAACGTCAGGCCTGGCGGTTTGCGCTACAACAGTTAGAGGCCTTTGAGGCGGGCGTACCGTACCATCCTCCCTATCTTGAAGATACCGCGTCTCTTGCGAGTAAAAACTGGCAGTTTAGTCTGTTGGCACCGGTATCAAACGGCGAATGCCGCCAGGTAACGGCAAGCGTCATGACGCCACGCCGCTATCAGGCTACACTGAGTCGTTGGTTTTGCCGGTCGCCTGTTTAG
- the lgt gene encoding prolipoprotein diacylglyceryl transferase produces the protein MTTSYLAFPQFDPVIFSIGPLALHWYGLMYLVGFVFAMWLAVRRANKPGSGWSRDEVENLLYMGFLGVFVGGRLGYVLFYAFPSFLENPLYLFKVWDGGMSFHGGLIGVICVMLWFAHRTQRHFFQVADFIAPLIPFGLGAGRLGNFINGELWGRVTTDTPWAMLFPGSRGEDIVLAAANPQWQAIFNQYGMLPRHPSQLYQMMLEGVALFIILNLFIRRSRPMGSVSGLFLIGYGIFRIISEFFRQPDAQLGLFGGLFSMGQILSLPMVIAGILMMVWAYRRRPEQQ, from the coding sequence ATGACGACAAGCTATCTGGCGTTTCCTCAGTTTGACCCCGTAATTTTCTCAATTGGCCCGCTGGCGCTTCACTGGTATGGGCTCATGTATCTGGTCGGCTTTGTGTTTGCCATGTGGCTGGCGGTACGTCGGGCGAATAAACCGGGCAGCGGCTGGAGCAGAGACGAAGTTGAAAATCTACTGTATATGGGATTTTTGGGGGTTTTCGTCGGTGGGCGTCTGGGCTATGTTCTGTTTTATGCATTTCCATCATTTCTTGAAAATCCACTCTACCTTTTCAAAGTTTGGGACGGCGGCATGTCGTTTCACGGCGGCTTAATCGGCGTCATCTGCGTTATGCTGTGGTTCGCGCATCGAACCCAGCGTCATTTTTTCCAGGTCGCTGATTTTATTGCTCCTTTAATCCCTTTTGGCCTTGGCGCCGGCCGACTGGGGAATTTTATCAACGGCGAACTGTGGGGACGCGTAACGACGGACACGCCATGGGCGATGCTGTTTCCTGGTTCTCGTGGTGAAGATATCGTGTTAGCCGCGGCTAATCCGCAGTGGCAGGCCATCTTCAATCAGTACGGCATGTTGCCGCGCCACCCTTCCCAGTTATACCAAATGATGCTGGAAGGGGTAGCGTTGTTTATTATTCTCAATCTTTTTATTCGCCGCTCCCGGCCCATGGGCAGCGTATCCGGGTTATTTCTGATCGGTTATGGCATATTCCGTATTATTTCCGAATTCTTCCGCCAGCCGGATGCTCAACTGGGCCTCTTTGGCGGCCTGTTTAGCATGGGACAAATACTGTCCTTGCCGATGGTCATTGCCGGTATTCTGATGATGGTTTGGGCTTATCGCCGTCGGCCTGAGCAGCAATAA
- a CDS encoding prepilin peptidase-dependent protein, translating into MKMEKRQRQGFTLLELLVVLTIVALMAGSGVHGWIQYQQAIRLEQNAQQLLDFLQRVQANAYWHNATRTVKLIPQGEQWCMVAVQNDKQQQEACREARSDQFVRRTQDVVLTAFTSPVFTFFGLRNAAQAGHISLSNRAGQLRLVISVRGRMRLCSESRVVLAIPLC; encoded by the coding sequence ATGAAAATGGAAAAACGGCAACGGCAGGGGTTTACTTTGCTGGAATTATTAGTGGTGCTGACGATTGTGGCGCTGATGGCGGGCAGCGGCGTGCATGGCTGGATTCAATATCAGCAGGCAATTCGTTTAGAGCAAAATGCGCAGCAACTGTTGGATTTTTTGCAACGGGTTCAGGCGAATGCCTACTGGCATAACGCAACCCGAACGGTGAAGCTCATTCCACAGGGGGAACAATGGTGCATGGTGGCTGTTCAGAATGACAAACAGCAACAGGAAGCATGCCGAGAGGCGCGGTCGGATCAGTTTGTCCGTCGCACGCAGGATGTCGTGCTGACCGCGTTTACTAGCCCTGTTTTTACTTTCTTTGGCTTGCGTAACGCGGCGCAGGCCGGGCATATCTCGTTATCAAATAGGGCGGGACAACTGCGACTGGTCATCTCAGTGAGGGGGCGTATGCGCCTATGCAGCGAATCGCGCGTTGTTCTGGCGATTCCACTATGTTGA
- the ptrA gene encoding pitrilysin produces MRKQWIWMTGWLVLFTFWLPASWAETGWQPLAQTIRKSEKDPRHYQAIKLDNGMVVLLVSDPQASKSLASLALPIGSLDDPNSQLGLAHYLEHMVLMGSKRYPEPEALSEFLKKHGGSYNASTASYRTAFYLEVENGALRPAVDRLADAIAEPLLDPVNADRERHAVNAELTMARSRDGHRMAQVGAETLNPLHPSARFSGGNLETLSDKPGSKLHDELVKFYQKYYSANLMKGVIYSNQPLSELATIAVDTFGRIANRHASVPVITVPVTTEKQRGVMLHYVPAQPKKQLRIEFRVSNISQAFRSKTDTYISYLIGNRSQNTLSDWLQKEGLVESIGAGSSPMLDRNGGLFAISVSLTDKGLAQRDEVIAAIFRYLQQIRTEGIQPRYFDEMAHVLDLDFRYPSISRDMDYIEWLVDTMLRVPIEHTLDAQYIADRYDPQAIAARLEEMAPQNARIWIISPNEPHNKVAYFVDAPYEMDKIPSETFAKWQRLGQKIALSLPTINPYIPNDFSLIDVDKTIVKPSLLLNQPGLRVLYMPSRYFSDEPKAEITLYLRNQEARSTARHQVLFALNDYLAGLALDELSYQASIGGIGFSTRSNDGLVISSNGYTQHLPQLLVTLADGYASFNPTEAQLEQAKSWYLQQLDAVEKSKAFEQALQPIQALSQLPYFERSERRNLLKDIRLQDVVNYRNDLLHKATPEMLVVGNLSPERVIELANTLKAHLKAEGENLSRSDDVKVSKAQLANLQRPGSSSDSALAAVYVPAGYSEIQSMAYSSVLGQIIQPWFYSQLRTEEQLGYAVFAFPFSIGRQMGIGFLLQSNSKQPAYLYQRYEDFYQKAQKRLREMREEEFAQYKQGVINELRQRPQTLGEEAGRFRKDLDRENFAFDSREKLIAQIKPLTVTQLADFFQQALKPEGLAVLSQISGSHHGKADYAAPKGWHTYADASSLQKTLPHENPPAMIPAPTASGIAEKVAVE; encoded by the coding sequence ATGCGTAAACAGTGGATCTGGATGACTGGGTGGTTAGTGTTATTCACATTCTGGCTTCCGGCAAGCTGGGCTGAAACTGGCTGGCAGCCGCTAGCTCAGACCATCCGAAAAAGTGAAAAAGATCCGCGACATTACCAGGCGATCAAACTGGATAACGGCATGGTCGTGTTGTTGGTTTCCGATCCGCAGGCGTCTAAATCACTGGCATCACTGGCGTTGCCTATTGGCTCATTGGACGATCCCAATAGTCAGTTGGGGTTAGCGCATTATCTCGAACACATGGTGCTGATGGGGTCCAAGCGTTACCCCGAGCCGGAAGCGTTATCCGAGTTTTTGAAAAAGCATGGCGGTAGCTACAACGCCAGTACGGCATCTTACCGCACGGCATTTTATCTGGAAGTGGAAAACGGAGCGCTGCGGCCCGCGGTGGATCGTCTGGCTGATGCGATAGCAGAGCCCCTTCTCGATCCGGTGAACGCCGATCGTGAGCGTCATGCCGTGAATGCGGAATTGACGATGGCGCGTTCGCGCGACGGTCACCGCATGGCGCAAGTTGGGGCAGAGACGCTGAATCCGCTGCACCCAAGCGCACGTTTTTCGGGAGGTAACCTTGAAACGCTGAGCGATAAACCCGGCAGTAAATTACATGATGAACTGGTGAAGTTTTACCAGAAATACTACTCAGCTAATCTGATGAAAGGCGTGATTTACAGTAATCAACCGCTGTCTGAATTGGCGACGATAGCGGTGGATACCTTTGGTCGTATTGCTAATCGTCATGCCAGCGTTCCGGTCATTACCGTTCCGGTCACGACGGAGAAGCAGCGCGGCGTGATGCTTCACTATGTTCCCGCGCAGCCAAAGAAACAGCTCCGGATCGAGTTTCGCGTTAGCAATATTAGTCAGGCATTTCGCAGTAAGACGGATACTTACATTAGTTATCTGATCGGTAATCGTAGCCAGAATACGCTCTCTGACTGGCTGCAAAAGGAAGGGCTGGTTGAGTCTATCGGTGCAGGGTCGTCGCCGATGCTCGATCGTAACGGCGGCCTGTTCGCTATTTCAGTCTCGCTAACGGATAAAGGGCTGGCTCAGCGTGACGAGGTCATCGCCGCCATATTTCGTTACCTGCAACAAATCCGTACCGAGGGAATTCAGCCACGTTATTTTGATGAGATGGCGCATGTTCTCGATCTGGATTTCCGTTATCCGTCCATTAGCCGGGATATGGATTACATAGAATGGCTGGTGGATACTATGCTACGGGTACCAATCGAACATACCCTTGATGCGCAATATATTGCGGATCGCTACGATCCGCAGGCTATTGCTGCGCGTCTGGAAGAGATGGCGCCGCAGAATGCGCGTATCTGGATTATTAGTCCGAATGAACCCCATAACAAAGTCGCCTATTTTGTCGATGCACCCTATGAGATGGACAAAATCCCATCAGAAACCTTCGCTAAATGGCAACGGTTAGGGCAAAAAATCGCGCTGTCACTACCCACGATAAACCCTTATATCCCGAATGATTTTTCTCTGATCGATGTGGATAAGACAATAGTGAAGCCGTCGCTCCTGCTAAATCAGCCAGGGCTGCGTGTGTTGTATATGCCCAGCCGCTATTTTTCCGATGAGCCAAAAGCGGAAATCACGTTATATCTGCGCAATCAGGAGGCGCGCAGCACCGCCCGCCATCAGGTATTGTTTGCGTTAAACGATTATCTGGCAGGTCTGGCGTTAGATGAACTCAGCTACCAGGCTTCGATTGGGGGGATCGGTTTTTCCACCCGCAGTAATGATGGCCTGGTAATTAGCTCCAACGGCTACACTCAGCATCTACCACAACTGTTGGTGACGCTGGCAGATGGCTATGCCTCCTTTAATCCAACCGAAGCACAATTGGAGCAGGCAAAATCCTGGTATTTACAGCAGTTGGATGCGGTAGAAAAGTCAAAAGCGTTTGAACAGGCGTTGCAGCCAATTCAGGCATTATCACAACTACCTTATTTCGAACGCAGCGAACGCCGTAATCTGCTAAAGGATATTCGCTTACAAGATGTCGTTAACTACCGTAACGACTTATTGCACAAAGCGACGCCGGAAATGTTAGTCGTAGGTAACCTATCGCCAGAGCGCGTTATCGAGTTAGCCAATACGCTGAAAGCGCATCTGAAAGCGGAGGGGGAAAATCTGTCACGTAGTGACGATGTCAAAGTGAGTAAAGCGCAGCTTGCTAACCTACAGCGTCCAGGTAGTAGCTCAGATTCTGCTTTAGCGGCGGTATATGTGCCGGCAGGCTACTCGGAAATACAAAGCATGGCGTACAGCTCGGTATTGGGGCAAATCATTCAGCCCTGGTTCTACAGCCAGTTAAGAACGGAGGAGCAGCTCGGCTATGCTGTGTTCGCCTTCCCATTCTCTATTGGCCGGCAGATGGGCATCGGCTTCCTGCTGCAAAGCAATAGTAAACAGCCTGCGTATCTTTATCAGCGTTATGAAGATTTTTATCAAAAAGCACAAAAGCGGCTGCGTGAAATGCGCGAAGAGGAATTTGCGCAGTACAAACAAGGTGTGATTAATGAATTGCGCCAGCGTCCGCAAACACTGGGTGAAGAGGCTGGCCGCTTCCGCAAGGATTTGGATCGGGAAAACTTTGCCTTTGACTCGCGTGAAAAATTGATCGCGCAAATTAAACCGCTGACGGTAACGCAACTGGCCGATTTCTTTCAACAGGCGCTAAAGCCAGAAGGATTAGCGGTTCTGTCGCAAATTTCTGGCAGTCATCATGGCAAGGCGGATTATGCTGCGCCTAAAGGATGGCATACCTACGCGGATGCGTCCTCGTTGCAGAAGACGCTACCGCATGAGAACCCCCCCGCCATGATTCCAGCGCCAACAGCGTCGGGCATCGCTGAGAAGGTTGCTGTGGAATGA